The sequence TGAGCTGAATTTACTTGCAGGGGAATGGAATTTGAACATTACGAAGGGACAGTTTTATCGTTAGTGTGGCTTTGTGTGAGTGTATTTGGCTATTACTGAAGAAACACTACTTAATTTTCTCGCAAAAAAAACACTACTTAATTATTTCCAGACTTGTGAACAAAATGGTTGTGAACACAGAGAGAACTGTTGCCACTTGGTATTTGCAGAAGAGCTGTACCCACCACATAATCCTCCAGCTGGGCTTCCCTAAATGCCAACTCGGCGTCAGCTCATTTAAGCAACACGAGGGGAGCATTGAAGAGAAGCCACCACGGGGCACGCGTGCGTGCGGCCCTGCACCGTCAGCAGACACGTCCGTGCCACGCAGAGGTGGGCCCCGCGCATCGCGGCAGCAAGGCGACAACGAGTCGCCCGCGTGGCGTGGCCCGCGGGCGACCAGGCAGCCACGCGCGGGCCCCGCGGAGGCCACGCGGGCTCCACGTGGACGGCGTGTGGGAGCCCAACGGTAACCAAGGAACGGAGTGGGGTGAGGGGGGCGAGGCGATGCGGCTCACGTGGCGCGCACCTGACCCTCACGGGCGCACGGCGGCAACGGTCACATACCTCACCACCACCTtgaccaggaggaggaggagggcggcaaCGGTCACATCCCGGACCACcccccgccacgccgcgccaGCCGTCCGGTCCGGATCTGACGGCCGCGCGCGGGCGCCTCGTGATTCGGGCCTGCCAGAACGGCCGTCTCCGTCCCTGGCCCGGGGCTTCTTCTCGCTGCCCCCCTTCCCTCGCGCCAGAGAGCTGCATTGCATCCAACAGAGAGGAGGGCTCATGGTgaggcaagaggaggaggagcagcagtaggaTCCATCCATTAGGGAATAGGAACACACTCACAACACAATCAATCccatttcatttcatttcatcACCCATCGCCGCTGCATTGCATCCAATGTTGCATTGTTAGATCGTCGTCCCCTGATTCCTGACTTTTTTTTCGGTTCTTTTCCGTCGAGTAATGGAGGTGCTGGGGTCCGCCGCTTGCCGCTCGCTGggttccgccgccgtcgccgccgcgcgggctcTGCGGACGGTGAGCCGCCCCGGCATGCTCTCCGTTGCCCGATCTTTCTAGATGTTTTAGGCCGCCGTTCTTTCTCCAAAATACATTCTTTGATTCTTTTGTACTAATCCCCAATTCTTTCCTGCATATACAGCATAACATACACATTCTTTCCCACCTCATAGACATTGAATTCTTTTCTTCCTCTTGTTTTTTTTAACCCAAAGGAAGCTGACCAAATTCTTTCCCAGACAAGATCCTCTGTTTTTAGAGCTCTCCTCTTTCTCTTGTGTACATCGATTCATAATACAGCTCACCTTGCAAGATCCTATACCAGTAGCCCGATAccagagagagacagagagggagagggagagggagagagagagagcagagtgAGGAGTGGATCACAAAGAGGAGGGAGACGAAGACGAAGAGGAAGCCGCagaggagcagaggagagaACTAGGTCTCTTCTTGCCGCAACGCATCCGGCCGCGTCTCCGGGATGTTGGCTGGTTGCTCCTTCTCGTCGTCGAGGCATCAGATGAGCACCACGCAGCGATTTGACATCCTCCCCTGCGGCTTCTCCAAGCGGAGCaaccgcggcgacggcgccgccgccccgcgcgtcgCGGCCGGAGACGccaggaccggcggcggcggcggcgccacctgcTCCTTCCGCGCCCATCCGGCGCCGCCAGTCACCCAGGCGGTGTCATGGGGCGCCAAGCCGGAGCCCGGCGGcaatggcgccggcggcgtctgGGAGCGGAGCAGCAGAGCCGTCAAGCGGGCCCACGAggagggcgccggcgaggagtaTGGAGGCCCCGTCGTCCGCGCCAAGCGGACCAGAATGGGCGGCGACGGGGACGAGGTATGGTTCCATCAACCCATTGCAGGGACAGTGCAAGCAGCCGGTGGCGGcgaaggagaagagccggaAGAAGAGAAGGTCTTCCTGgtgccgagcgccgcggcgTTCCCCCACGCGGGGCTGTCGCTGGCCGCGGCCAAGAAGGAGGAGCTCAGCAAGTCGCCGTCCAACTCGCCGGCCTCGTCGGGCGGCACGGACGGCGGCTCgtccgcgctgccgccgcccgagctGCTCCCGCACGCAAGGAACGGCGTGCCGGCGCCGGGGGAGGCCGGGCGGGAGGCGATGGAGCTCGTCGTCGCGCTCACCGCGTGCGCTGACTCCCTCGCCGCCCGCAACCACGACGCCGCCAACTACTACCTGGCGCGGCTCGGCGAGATGGCCTCGCCGGCGGGGCCCACGCCGACGCACCGCGTGGCCGCCTACTTCGCCGAGGCGCTCGCGCTCCGCGTGGTGCGCACGTGGCCGCACCTGTTCGACGTcaccccgccgcgcgagctcgccgacggcgacgacgacgccacGGCGCTGCGGATCCTCAACGCCATCACTCCGATCCCGCGCTTCCTGCACTTCACCCTCAACGAGAGGATGCTCCGCGCGTTCGACGGCCACGATCGCGTCCACGTCATCGACCTCGACATCAAGCAGGGGCTCCAGTGGCCGGGCCTGCTCCAGAGCCTCGCCACGCGCGCGACACCCCCGGCGCACGTGCGCATCACCGGCGTCGGCGAGTCGAGGcaggagctgcaggagaccgGCGCGCGGCTGGGCCGCGTGGCCGCCGCGCTGGGGCTCGCGTTCGAGTTCCACGCCGTGGTGGACCGGCTCGAGGACGTCCGCCTGTGGATGCTCCACGTCaagcgcggcgagcgcgtcgcCGTGAACTGCGTCCTCGCCGCGCACCGCCTGCTCCGCGacgacaccggcgccgcgctcgccgactTCCTCGGGCTCGCGCGCAGCACGGGCGCCGCCATCCTCCTCCTGGGCGAGCACGAGGACGCCCTCAACTCCGGCGGGTGGGAGGCGCGGTTTGCGCGCGCGCTGCGGTTCTACGCCGCGGCGTTCGACGCCGTGGACGCCGCCGGGCTGCCGGACGCGAGCCCCGCGAGGGTCAAGGCGGAGGAGATGTTCGCGCGGGAGATCTGCAACGCGGTGGCGTTCGAAGACGCGGACCGCTTCGAGCGGCACGAGAGCTTCgccggatggcggcggcgcatggaGGAAGGCGGGTTCCAGAACGCCGGCCTCGGCGACCGGGAGGTGATGCAGGCGCGCATGATCGCGAGGATGTTCGCGCCTGGCAACTACAGCGTGCAGGCGCAGGGCAACGGCGAGGGGCTCACGCTCCGGTGGCTGGACCAGCCGATGTACACCGTGTCCGCATGGGCGCCggtgggcgacggcggcggcggaggcagcacGGTGTCCGCGTCAGTCTCCACCACAGCATCCCATTCTCAGCAAAGCTGAATGGGGAAGAAGGAAGGTTAAGTGAGGAAGAAAGAACAGGGTTTTTCGCTGGTTCTTTTGCTGTTAGTGATCATTCAGTAGTTCATTATACAGTCTGACAATTCTTTTATACATCCAGaagaacaaacaaaaaaaaacaaaggagaAACAAAGATTTGTAGCTTTTGTTTTTATAGCTTGATAGGATGAAAGATTAAATTGTTAGTAGTTGTAATTCTTTATTCTTTTGGCTGCTGAGCCCCCTGCAAAACTTAGCTGCATGTTATGTAGAAGCAAAGGAGTTGTAGATGTTGGCAGAGTAGCTCACAGCGTATATGGATGTCTCCAGTTGCAATACATCATATTATTTGTTACATGCAATTCTTTCACCGTATTTGCTTAGATACTTGTAACTTGTAATCTCTGTTCCGAGTCAGAAGGAAATGGAATCAAATACTATGGTTTTCATCTGAATTTTTGTTGTTGTCAGAAACAAAAGGTATAACTGCTCCTGATCAACTTGCCAGATGTTTTGAGTAAACTGGAACGCCTTATGATCCGAGTCTCTTTGAATTGTGCTGCCCCCTCCCTCCATGAACTTGATCCTACTATTGGAACGAGATTGCAATCAACCGCTGCGAGGGGCTGAAAGTGTAATGAAACTATGAGCTGTCAtcgcatcatcttcttcatatGTCATCCCCATTCTCATGTAAACACATGGGTGCTATGTGAACTGAGGCCGCTTGCTCTGTCTCCTCTTCGCCTACTTTTCCCTGGCTGTTGCTTCTTGCTTCACCATTTGAATCCGACCTGTCGACTGCTGCTACTGAAATGGCCAGTGCAGGAGCATTTTCCACCATGTACAAAAGGAATTGAGGCTGGCAGTAGGATTGGATCATCTTGGAACACAACCCGGTCTCTCAGATAATTCGCATAGATTTGGCCCATTTCTAGGGTTGCAGAGAATATGAATATCAGCGATCCAGTCTCTCTGATTCTGATCGTTAAAGCAGGGCCCGTGGGACTCGGACGAGCCATCGGCGTACAGTACAGCCCGGCTGTCGCGTGATCCGCCGCAACTATCAAGTCCGGCCGGCCGCTTGCGTTGCGTTGCATCCCGTCCCGTCGTCGTCCTCACCCACATacgcatagcaaaatctacgcATAATAAAGATTAAAGAGAGGTCCAAATAACTTACTCCAACAGAGGTCGGCTGTCAGGCCAAACTGTTCGCCACACAGTCATAAGCCGCATAGCATTAGCGCAAGTCGTTCCCCACGGGTCACCTAGAACAGGCTGCCTGTACTGCAGCGGAAGAGCACAAAATTTCATCTGAGGCTCAACTGAAGGACAGCGTTCATGGTTGCCACACAATGCTCAGCGCGTTTAATCCAATAAAACAGGAACCAGCCAGCAGCTGAGCAGATGTGCCGGATCTGAAACTGATGTGCGTGGACCGTGGAAACTAAATATACATGGAATACAGACTACGAAGCCTTTATGCCAGATGGAGAAATATGCAAGCTCTCAAATGTAGCAGCCAGGCCAACATTCGTCAAATCCACGGATTAAACGGCAAAACTGCCTCGACATACAAATCAGCACATTACAAACAACACGGCAATAGGCATTACGTCGACAGGTATGGCACAAACGTTTTAACCATCAGTAGTCTATTCTGCCAACAAGACATCTAGCAAGACCAGGGTCGCATATATAGCTGGAACCACGTAGGGCACAAGCTAACCAACCTATCGCTGCGCGGTAATATCTCCGAAATCGAACTAACAATACCCCTCATGGGCATTTGACGCGACCAGGCCTACAAAACAGCGATAGAAGCAGTTGATTAACACTATCCTCGCCAAAATTGATCCTTTCAAAAGAAAGGGCGTGCGCCAAATTATCAGACTCTCAAATCACCTGGTAATCCGAACGCCAAGCACTTATCGCCTGCTACGAGGCCCACCAGGTCCTGAATGCCCCCTTGGACCCGTAAAACGAGCATACTGCAGACGTAAATTGGACGAGTTGCGATCATGCTCATCAAACTTATAGCCTGCAAAATCAACCGTGGAGCTTTGTGATTTTCATCGAGTTAAACGCTGCATCAATATATGTTGTTATTGATAGAAAATGAATTAACAAGCAGTCCGCAACACATAATGTCAACACTGAACAGTCTATTTTAACATATTCTAGCAAGACGCCATAGCAAAGTCTGAATTACTTACTGATCTTACTAGAGATGTTGGAGACAAATGTCTCACGAAATCTCAACATTGGCCCCTTTCACACAGCCTTGACCAATAATCATCTCTCTAGAATAAGATATAGGGTGGCACACATCAAGAAGTGGACCGCTCTCACCCTCATAATCACATCACGGCATCATATCCTTAACACTAAACTGGTGGCCACACAAAGAACCAATTACTAAATTAGTCATGGTATCGGTAAGCCAAGTGTGTCCACTTTCAAAACATGCGTATGTCAGTATAAAGTTGGGAAGCATTATGatgagtccggcccaggtgggattggatgaaaagcccgacacaccgatccggattCCCCGAATcccgcaatcttagcaccggcATTCGAAATTACGACGCACCGATCCGGCCTACAACGCCACTAGGGCCTCTTGTTGTGCCtcggcaatcttagcaccgcACTCCGGCGCACCCACTCAGGAAAAAGCTCAATCGCCCCCAAAAGACTAGTCCAATAGGGGAAGGGTGGCTCTCCCTTTTAAGgtggcttcctcctcccaagctaagTAAGGTGGAATTATGCGGCTCACACGGTCGTCGCCCGACTACAACTGGGCCACTTTTGGCCCATTTTTGTTGCGTCTTTGCCAACGGgtaatagtggaggatgtcctcatcattcccACCCCCTTAACAAGGGCCCAACTTTGATACCAAATGatgagtccggcccaggtgggattggatgaaaagcccgacacaccgatccggattCCCCGAATcccgcaatcttagcaccggcATTCGAAATTACGACGCACCGATCCGGCCTACAACGCCACTAGGGCCTCTTGTGCCtcggcaatcttagcaccgcACTCCGGCGCACCCACTTAGGAAAAAGGCCCAATCGCCCCAAAATACTAGTCCAATAGGGGAAAGGTGGCTCTCCCTTTTAAGGTGGCTTCgggcttcctcctcccaagctaagcaaggtgggattatgcggctcacacggtcgccgcccgactacaactgggccacttttggcccatttttgttgcgtctttgccagcgggtaatagtggaggatgtcctcatcacatTATCACATGAAACTCAATCCCACCAAGTGGCATAAGCATCAGTGACAAATTGTGACTGGCCATGCGGTGGGAAATTTTATAGAATTTTAGTATTATCAAGGCAAGATCTACACAACTTGATTTGGAAAGGTTTTGGGTGGCCATTCTACAAAACCAAAGAAGGTATATAGTTCACTTGACATAACTGTATTCCATGTACAAAAGGTCTGTGGATCTTGGTTAAGGCTCTAAACTACCATTCCCAATGTGTCTTAAAGCACAAAGTAGCACTCGGGGGAGGGGGAAAAAAGAGATagcaaagaaaga comes from Panicum virgatum strain AP13 chromosome 4K, P.virgatum_v5, whole genome shotgun sequence and encodes:
- the LOC120702448 gene encoding protein DWARF AND LOW-TILLERING-like, which gives rise to MLAGCSFSSSRHQMSTTQRFDILPCGFSKRSNRGDGAAAPRVAAGDARTGGGGGATCSFRAHPAPPVTQAVSWGAKPEPGGNGAGGVWERSSRAVKRAHEEGAGEEYGGPVVRAKRTRMGGDGDEVWFHQPIAGTVQAAGGGEGEEPEEEKVFLVPSAAAFPHAGLSLAAAKKEELSKSPSNSPASSGGTDGGSSALPPPELLPHARNGVPAPGEAGREAMELVVALTACADSLAARNHDAANYYLARLGEMASPAGPTPTHRVAAYFAEALALRVVRTWPHLFDVTPPRELADGDDDATALRILNAITPIPRFLHFTLNERMLRAFDGHDRVHVIDLDIKQGLQWPGLLQSLATRATPPAHVRITGVGESRQELQETGARLGRVAAALGLAFEFHAVVDRLEDVRLWMLHVKRGERVAVNCVLAAHRLLRDDTGAALADFLGLARSTGAAILLLGEHEDALNSGGWEARFARALRFYAAAFDAVDAAGLPDASPARVKAEEMFAREICNAVAFEDADRFERHESFAGWRRRMEEGGFQNAGLGDREVMQARMIARMFAPGNYSVQAQGNGEGLTLRWLDQPMYTVSAWAPVGDGGGGGSTVSASVSTTASHSQQS